One genomic region from Jilunia laotingensis encodes:
- a CDS encoding DJ-1/PfpI family protein, translating into MAKKVAVLAVNPVNGCGLFQYLEAFFENHIPYKVFAVAETKEIKTNSGITLLADDVIANLKGHVDDYDALVFACGDAVPVFKDNAGKQYNLDLMEVIKTFGEKGKIMIGHCAGAMLFDFAGITKGKKLAVHPLAKPAIQNGEATDAESQVDGNFYTAQDENTIWTMMPEILNALK; encoded by the coding sequence ATGGCAAAGAAAGTAGCTGTTTTAGCTGTCAATCCTGTTAACGGATGCGGTTTGTTCCAATATTTGGAAGCATTTTTCGAAAATCATATCCCTTACAAAGTATTTGCAGTGGCTGAAACAAAAGAAATCAAAACAAATTCAGGCATTACACTGCTCGCAGATGATGTAATTGCGAACCTGAAAGGTCATGTGGATGACTACGATGCCCTTGTTTTTGCATGTGGAGATGCCGTTCCGGTATTTAAGGATAATGCCGGCAAGCAATACAACCTTGATCTGATGGAAGTAATCAAGACATTCGGAGAAAAAGGAAAAATCATGATCGGACATTGTGCCGGAGCCATGTTATTCGATTTTGCAGGAATCACAAAAGGTAAAAAACTGGCAGTGCATCCACTTGCCAAACCGGCTATTCAGAATGGCGAAGCTACAGATGCCGAATCACAAGTAGACGGAAATTTCTACACCGCACAGGATGAGAACACTATTTGGACTATGATGCCGGAAATACTAAATGCCTTAAAGTAA
- a CDS encoding winged helix-turn-helix transcriptional regulator gives MKNFHPTGNCPVRDVLSRLGDKWSMLVLITLNANGTMRFSDIHKCIEDISQRMLAVTLRILETDGLVERKAYAEVPPRVEYHLTEIGQSLIPHIEALVGWALENMQVILKNRDAS, from the coding sequence ATGAAAAATTTTCATCCTACAGGAAATTGTCCCGTCAGGGATGTGTTGAGCAGGCTTGGTGATAAGTGGTCAATGCTTGTACTCATTACGTTGAATGCAAATGGAACCATGCGTTTTAGTGATATACATAAATGCATTGAAGATATATCACAGCGCATGTTGGCCGTTACTCTGCGTATACTTGAAACAGACGGCTTAGTGGAAAGAAAGGCTTATGCGGAAGTTCCTCCGCGCGTGGAATATCATCTGACAGAGATAGGGCAGAGCCTCATACCGCATATTGAAGCGCTTGTCGGATGGGCTTTGGAGAATATGCAGGTTATTTTAAAGAATAGAGATGCGAGTTGA